The proteins below come from a single Jaculus jaculus isolate mJacJac1 chromosome X, mJacJac1.mat.Y.cur, whole genome shotgun sequence genomic window:
- the LOC101598536 gene encoding small nuclear ribonucleoprotein E-like produces the protein MQENTKQKLNRTLYRSRIQVWLYEQVNMQIEGWIIDFDEYMNLVLDDAEEIHSKTKSRKQLDRIMLKEDNITLLQSVSN, from the exons atgcaagaaaatacaaaacaaaaattaaatagaacatt ATATAGATCTCGGATTCAGGTATGGCTCTATGAGCAAGTGAATATGCAGATAGAGGGTTGGATTATTGATTTTGATGAGTACATGAACCTCGTGTTAGATGATGCAGAAGAAATTCATTCTAAAACAAAGTCAAGAAAACAACTGGATCGAATCATGTTGAAAGAAGATAATATTACCCTGCTACAAAGTGTTTCCAACTAG